DNA sequence from the Gallaecimonas pentaromativorans genome:
TGCGGCCGTTACGCAGATGCACGCCGCGCTCGCCCTGGTCGACGGTAAACCAACTGCCATAGGCAATAACCACTACCGCCAAGATGATGAGCAGGGTGATGAGTTTTGCAAGACTAAGTGCAGAGGGGGTTTTGAATGGAGTTGCCATTTTTTGTGTCCTTGTGTCATCCATGAGGAGGCGGGGCCAAGCGCTCCATTTGGCCAGCCCCAGGCCAGATAGTACCCTGGCAAGCCCCCTCAGCAACGCCGTAACCTCGTTATTTTGTTAGAGAAAGTAACGGCGGTTGCAAATGTTAACAGACTGTATGGTAAGGCGCACAATTAATGGGAATAACGGCCGTCGTAGGCCGCTTCCACGGCGCTGATAAAGGTCTCGAAATTTGCTCCCAGAGGGTAAAAACGGTAAGCCACGGCGGCGGCGCCAAACTGCTGCTCCAGGCGCTGCCAGTCCTGGTGAGCCAGAGCCAGGAAGGCGCGGTTACTGCTGTGCGTACTGTCGATGAGATAGCGCACCTCATAATCCGGCTGCACCGCCAGGTTAAGATCGAGATAACCGCGCAGTAAGTCGTCCCGGTCGCCGGTAACGCGAAGGGGCTGACGATGGTCGCCAAAAACCAAAAACAGGTTATCGCCGCTACCTTCTAATGCCACAGGCGGCAAGCCTTCGCGCCGCGCCTGCTCGTTCCAGGCCTTTTCGGGTTCGTCACTTGACCATAAAAAGAGCCGGGACTGAGCCAAAACCTGCGGCCAACTGTCCTGCGTTTTGGCCAGCGCCATTATCAAGGCAGCCGCCTCGGCGGCATGTTGAGGTGGCGCTTTAAGCGCGCCCCGTTTAACAGCAACAGACGCTTCATCGTTGGCCGCTGGCCGCTGCCGGTCCCGCGAGACGTACAGCAACAACAAGGTGAACAGCGCCAAAAGCGCAAAAAAGAGGATTATTTTCATAGCGATACTCAATGTATTAAGACGTCCTGACAGCGCATCACAACACAATGGCGCCACTGGCATCCTGACCCAGGTCAACCCGGCCTTTTGCTCGCGCCCTGTGAGCAAAAGTCAGCAACGGCAAGGCCGCCATGGGCTATTGGTGTAGCTAAGAGATTTTCGATTAAATAACTTGCGCTTTATCGACAAACACCTATCCTTCAGCCACTCCTCGTTTTGTCATTTATCCTCGATAGCTGGCCGAGCGCCACGCTGTCCAGGATCCTGCCATGACACCCTTACGATACCGCTATCAAACGCTGGAATTTGCCAGTGCCGATATCCATCTTTGCACCCTGCGCGACAGGCAACAGTTTGACGACCCGGCAGGGCTCGCCGAAAAACTGGGGATCTCTTCTGCCAGTTGGCCCATCTTCGGCATTGTTTGGCCCTCCAGTTTGGCGCTGGCACGGTTTATCGACGGCTACGACACCGGCTCAAAGCGCATCCTCGAAGTGGGGTGTGGCATTGGCTTGCCAAGCCTGCTGCTAAACGCCCGTTCTGCCGACATCACCGCCACCGACTACCACCCCGAGGTGGGCCGGTTTCTGGCCCGCAACACGGTGCTAAATGACGGCGCCGACATCGCCTTTGAACGCACCGGCTGGGCCGATGAAAACGACGCTTTGGGCTTATTTGACCTGATCATCGGCAGCGATCTGCTTTATGAAGACCAGCACATTGCGCTGCTGGCCAACTTCATCAACACCCACGCAAAACCGACTTCGGAAGTGATACTGGTCGACCCAGGCCGCGGCCGAAAAAGCAAACTCATTACCGCCATGAGCCAGTTTGGCTACCGCAATACCTACCGGCCTCTGCCTGTGGACATAGCCCCGGATTTTAAAGGCTATATCCTTAAATTCGAGCGCTAGCGCCCCCGCGGCGGATAACCCGGCGTTGCGGCCTCATTGCCCCGGTGGCGGCTCCCAAAGCTCGACCTTGTTGCCGTCTGGGTCCATCACCCAGCC
Encoded proteins:
- a CDS encoding class I SAM-dependent methyltransferase, with protein sequence MTPLRYRYQTLEFASADIHLCTLRDRQQFDDPAGLAEKLGISSASWPIFGIVWPSSLALARFIDGYDTGSKRILEVGCGIGLPSLLLNARSADITATDYHPEVGRFLARNTVLNDGADIAFERTGWADENDALGLFDLIIGSDLLYEDQHIALLANFINTHAKPTSEVILVDPGRGRKSKLITAMSQFGYRNTYRPLPVDIAPDFKGYILKFER